One Pectobacterium polaris DNA window includes the following coding sequences:
- a CDS encoding Lrp/AsnC family transcriptional regulator, protein MYHIDDFDLKILTLLQTNGRLTNQELSDLVGLSASQCSRRRIALEQAQMILGYHARLSPNAVGLECLGLIEVRLINHTSEYVERFHQMLGEVDAIIDAYKTTGDADYLLKVAVADLPGLSTLISQILSQNKSVAHLKTSVVLNRLKENGLMMPELPALP, encoded by the coding sequence ATGTACCACATTGATGACTTCGATCTGAAAATCCTGACGCTGCTACAGACGAACGGCCGCCTGACCAATCAGGAACTGAGCGATCTGGTTGGGCTTTCCGCCTCGCAGTGTTCCCGCCGTCGCATCGCGCTGGAACAGGCACAGATGATTCTCGGCTATCATGCACGCCTGTCGCCGAACGCGGTCGGGCTGGAATGTCTGGGGTTGATTGAAGTGCGGTTGATCAACCACACCAGCGAATATGTTGAGCGCTTTCACCAGATGCTGGGGGAAGTGGACGCCATCATCGACGCCTATAAAACCACGGGTGATGCCGATTATCTGTTAAAAGTCGCCGTGGCAGATCTGCCCGGGCTCAGCACGCTGATTAGCCAGATTCTGTCGCAGAATAAGAGCGTCGCGCACCTGAAAACCTCCGTGGTATTGAACCGCCTCAAAGAGAACGGTTTGATGATGCCAGAACTGCCTGCGTTGCCCTGA
- a CDS encoding YitT family protein encodes MDNVIPTQKISHTLLEDILAILIGTLMVSFGVILLRQAGALTGGTAGIAFLTHYLTNVSFGVAFFLLNLPFYYLAVRRMGWEFTVKTFCAVGLVSLFSDLHPMFVHFDQLNPFYATLFGNIITGIGFVVLFRHKASLGGMNILALYLQDKYGLRAGKLQMGVDVVIVLTSLFVVSIPMLIASILGATILNLIIAMNHRPGRYAA; translated from the coding sequence ATGGATAACGTTATTCCCACACAAAAAATATCACACACGCTGCTGGAAGATATTCTGGCGATACTGATCGGCACGCTGATGGTGTCGTTTGGCGTCATTCTGCTGCGTCAGGCCGGTGCCCTCACCGGCGGCACCGCTGGCATCGCTTTCCTTACCCACTATCTGACTAACGTCTCCTTTGGCGTTGCCTTTTTCCTGCTGAACCTGCCCTTCTATTATCTGGCCGTGCGCCGCATGGGGTGGGAATTCACGGTGAAAACGTTCTGCGCCGTCGGGCTGGTTTCTCTGTTTTCCGACCTGCACCCGATGTTCGTCCATTTCGATCAGCTCAACCCGTTCTACGCCACGCTGTTTGGCAATATCATCACCGGCATCGGCTTCGTGGTGCTGTTCCGCCATAAGGCCAGCCTCGGCGGTATGAATATTCTGGCGCTGTATCTTCAGGACAAATACGGCCTGCGGGCAGGAAAACTCCAGATGGGCGTTGATGTTGTGATTGTGCTGACTTCCCTGTTCGTGGTAAGCATACCGATGTTGATTGCTTCGATTCTGGGGGCAACCATCCTGAACCTGATTATCGCGATGAACCATCGCCCCGGCCGTTACGCGGCCTGA
- a CDS encoding amino acid aminotransferase, whose amino-acid sequence MFQNVDTYAGDPILSLMEKFKQDPRADKINLSIGLYYNEQNIIPQLRSVSAAESSLKQPAQSASSYLPMEGLQPYRTAIQHLLFGENHAALEAGRITTIQTLGGSGALKVGADFLKRYFPNSEVWVSDPTWENHIAIFEGAGFNVHTYPYFDGENLGVKFDAMLATLQALPARSIVLLHPCCHNPTGSDLTTEQWDRVIEVIIQRELIPFMDIAYQGFGLGIEQDAYAIRAVASAGVPALIANSFSKIFSLYSERVGGLSVVCDDADSAQRVLGQLKATVRRNYSSPPNFGAQVVSKVLNDAQLNADWKAEVEEMRTRILSMRQELVSALKNALPNRNFDYLLTQRGMFSYTGFSPEQVDRLREEFGVYLIASGRMCMAGLNHSNVQRVAAAFAAIQ is encoded by the coding sequence GTGTTTCAAAACGTTGATACCTATGCCGGAGATCCTATCCTGTCTCTGATGGAAAAATTCAAACAGGATCCAAGAGCGGATAAGATCAATTTGAGTATCGGGCTCTACTACAACGAGCAGAATATTATCCCGCAGTTGCGATCCGTCAGCGCGGCCGAAAGCAGCCTGAAACAGCCGGCGCAGAGCGCGAGCTCTTATCTGCCGATGGAAGGGTTACAGCCTTACCGTACCGCGATCCAACACCTGCTGTTTGGTGAAAACCACGCGGCGCTGGAAGCCGGTCGCATCACCACCATCCAGACGCTGGGCGGTTCCGGTGCGCTGAAAGTCGGTGCGGATTTCCTGAAACGCTACTTCCCGAACTCAGAGGTGTGGGTCAGCGATCCAACATGGGAAAACCATATTGCGATCTTTGAGGGCGCGGGCTTTAACGTTCACACCTATCCGTATTTCGATGGCGAAAACCTGGGCGTGAAATTTGACGCCATGCTCGCCACCCTGCAAGCGTTGCCAGCACGCAGCATCGTGCTGCTGCACCCGTGCTGCCACAACCCGACCGGTTCTGACCTCACTACAGAACAGTGGGATCGCGTCATTGAGGTCATCATCCAGCGTGAGCTGATTCCGTTTATGGACATCGCCTATCAGGGCTTTGGCCTCGGGATTGAGCAGGATGCCTATGCGATTCGCGCCGTTGCCAGCGCGGGCGTTCCGGCACTCATCGCCAACTCGTTCTCCAAAATTTTCTCGCTGTATAGCGAGCGCGTCGGCGGCCTTTCCGTGGTGTGTGACGATGCCGACAGCGCACAGCGCGTGCTGGGTCAGTTAAAAGCCACCGTTCGCCGCAACTACTCTTCCCCGCCGAATTTCGGTGCACAGGTGGTATCTAAAGTCCTGAACGACGCGCAGTTGAACGCTGACTGGAAAGCGGAAGTCGAAGAGATGCGCACCCGTATTCTGAGCATGCGTCAGGAGCTGGTTTCGGCACTGAAAAACGCGCTGCCGAACCGTAACTTCGATTACCTGCTCACCCAGCGCGGCATGTTCAGCTACACCGGATTCAGCCCGGAACAGGTCGATCGTCTGCGTGAAGAATTCGGCGTCTACCTGATCGCCAGCGGCCGTATGTGTATGGCAGGGCTAAACCACAGCAACGTCCAGCGCGTCGCTGCGGCTTTCGCCGCGATTCAGTAA
- a CDS encoding M48 family metallopeptidase: MTQLRYLNGYPPTIVAQAQTLLDQGKLGLWLEKRYPARHPIQSDKSLYQFVAELKQRYLKNAPAISKVLYDNKQNPIKGTLGTNTFVARVQGGKLKSNNEIRIATLFRDGPEDFLRMIVIHELAHLKEKDHNKAFYQLCCHMDPDYHQLEFDMRIWLNWREINVG; encoded by the coding sequence ATGACCCAGTTACGCTACCTGAACGGCTATCCCCCAACGATTGTTGCACAAGCGCAAACGCTCCTCGATCAAGGCAAACTCGGCCTCTGGCTGGAAAAAAGATACCCTGCTCGCCATCCGATCCAGAGTGATAAATCGCTCTATCAATTTGTCGCCGAGCTGAAACAGCGCTATCTAAAAAACGCCCCGGCGATATCAAAGGTGCTTTACGACAATAAACAGAATCCGATAAAAGGGACGCTGGGCACTAATACGTTTGTGGCGCGCGTGCAGGGTGGAAAATTAAAGTCCAATAACGAAATCAGGATAGCGACGCTATTCCGTGACGGGCCGGAAGATTTCCTGCGGATGATCGTGATACACGAACTCGCTCACCTCAAAGAAAAAGACCACAACAAGGCTTTCTATCAACTCTGCTGCCATATGGATCCTGATTATCACCAGTTGGAATTTGATATGCGAATCTGGCTGAACTGGCGGGAAATAAATGTAGGTTAG
- a CDS encoding secondary thiamine-phosphate synthase enzyme YjbQ codes for MWIQYEIRLKQKARGFHLVTDEILAQVIALRQINVGLIQVFIKHTSAALTINENADPTVRQDFESFFNRLVPENEPYYRHTYEGSDDMPAHLKGSLLGNSLTIPITNGRLNIGTWQGIYLCEHRNHGGSRSLVVTLSGE; via the coding sequence ATGTGGATACAATATGAAATCCGCCTGAAGCAGAAAGCCAGAGGCTTCCATCTGGTGACCGACGAAATACTGGCGCAGGTTATCGCACTGCGCCAGATAAACGTCGGGCTGATACAGGTGTTCATCAAACATACCTCGGCGGCGCTAACGATTAATGAGAATGCCGACCCCACGGTGCGGCAAGATTTCGAGAGTTTCTTTAATCGTTTAGTGCCGGAGAATGAACCGTACTACCGTCATACTTATGAAGGTAGCGACGACATGCCCGCGCACCTGAAAGGCAGCCTGCTGGGCAACAGCCTGACGATTCCCATCACCAATGGACGCCTGAACATCGGCACCTGGCAGGGCATCTACCTGTGCGAACATCGTAACCACGGCGGTAGCCGCTCGCTGGTTGTCACGCTCAGCGGGGAATAG
- the uvrA gene encoding excinuclease ABC subunit UvrA has translation MDKIEVRGARTHNLKNINLIIPRDKLIVITGLSGSGKSSLAFDTLYAEGQRRYVESLSAYARQFLSLMEKPDVDHIEGLSPAISIEQKSTSHNPRSTVGTITEIHDYLRLLFARVGEPRCPEHDVPLDAQTVSQMVDNVLAQPEGKRLMLLAPIVKDRKGEHSKTLENLASQGYIRARIDGEVCDLSDPPKLELQKKHTIEVVVDRFKVREDLAQRLAESFETALDLSGGSVVVADMDDPTQPELLFSANFACPVCGYSMHELEPRMFSFNNPAGACPSCDGLGVQQFFDPSRVVQNAELSLAGGAIRGWDRRNFYYFQMLRSLAEHYKFDVDAPFESLSAAVQKVILYGSGKENVEFKYINDRGDTSVRRHPFEGVLHNMERRYKETESTAVREELAKFISNRSCASCGGTRLREEARNVFVEQTTLPQISDMSIGHAMTFFQNMKLSGQRAQIAEKVLKEIGDRLKFLVNVGLNYLSLSRSAETLSGGEAQRIRLASQIGAGLVGVMYVLDEPSIGLHQRDNERLLETLIHLRNLGNTVIVVEHDEDAIRAADHVIDIGPGAGVHGGQIVAEGTMEEIMAVPDSLTGQFLSGKRKIEIPKQRVPADPTKVLKLIGAKGNNLKDVTLTLPVGLFTCITGVSGSGKSTLINDTLFPLAQRQLNGATLAEPAAHREIQGLEHFDKVIDIDQSPIGRTPRSNPATYTGIFTPIRELFAGVPESRTRGYNPGRFSFNVRGGRCEACQGDGVIKVEMHFLPDVYVPCDQCKGKRYNRETLEIQYKGKGIHEVLDMTIEEAREFFDAIPALARKLQTLIDVGLSYIRLGQSATTLSGGEAQRVKLSRELSKRGTGQTLYILDEPTTGLHFADIQQLLTVLHQLRDQGNTIVVIEHNLDVIKTADWIVDLGPEGGSGGGEILVSGTPETVAECEQSHTARFLRPILAREA, from the coding sequence ATGGATAAGATCGAAGTTCGTGGTGCTCGTACCCATAATCTCAAGAATATCAACCTGATAATTCCTCGTGACAAGCTGATTGTAATCACCGGTTTGTCTGGTTCGGGTAAGTCATCGCTGGCGTTTGACACGCTGTATGCCGAAGGGCAGCGGCGCTATGTGGAATCACTCTCCGCCTACGCCCGTCAGTTCCTGTCGCTGATGGAAAAACCGGACGTCGATCATATCGAAGGGCTGTCGCCCGCCATCTCCATCGAACAGAAATCCACCTCGCATAACCCGCGTTCCACGGTCGGGACGATTACCGAAATTCATGACTACCTGCGTTTGCTGTTTGCACGCGTGGGTGAGCCGCGCTGCCCGGAGCACGATGTGCCGCTGGATGCGCAGACGGTCAGCCAGATGGTGGACAACGTGCTGGCGCAGCCGGAAGGCAAACGCCTGATGCTGCTGGCGCCGATTGTGAAAGATCGCAAAGGCGAACACAGCAAAACGCTGGAAAACCTGGCTTCACAGGGCTATATCCGCGCCCGTATCGATGGCGAAGTGTGCGATCTGTCCGATCCGCCGAAGCTGGAATTACAGAAAAAGCACACCATTGAAGTCGTCGTTGACCGGTTTAAAGTGCGCGAAGATTTGGCGCAGCGGCTGGCTGAGTCGTTTGAAACCGCGCTGGATCTGTCCGGCGGTAGTGTAGTGGTGGCGGATATGGACGACCCGACGCAGCCAGAACTGCTGTTCTCGGCGAACTTTGCCTGTCCGGTGTGTGGCTACAGCATGCACGAACTGGAACCGCGTATGTTCTCGTTCAACAACCCAGCGGGCGCGTGCCCAAGCTGTGATGGTCTGGGCGTGCAGCAGTTCTTCGATCCGTCCCGCGTGGTGCAAAATGCCGAGCTGTCGCTGGCTGGCGGCGCGATTCGCGGCTGGGATCGCCGCAACTTCTACTATTTCCAAATGCTGCGTTCACTGGCGGAGCACTACAAATTTGACGTCGATGCCCCGTTTGAAAGCCTGAGCGCCGCGGTTCAGAAAGTGATTCTGTACGGCTCCGGTAAAGAGAACGTCGAATTCAAATACATTAACGATCGCGGCGATACCTCGGTGCGTCGCCATCCGTTCGAAGGCGTGCTGCACAACATGGAGCGCCGCTATAAAGAAACGGAATCCACGGCAGTGCGTGAAGAGTTGGCGAAATTCATCAGCAACCGTTCCTGCGCCAGCTGCGGCGGGACGCGCCTGCGTGAAGAAGCGCGTAACGTGTTTGTCGAGCAGACGACGCTGCCGCAGATTTCCGATATGAGCATCGGCCATGCGATGACGTTTTTCCAGAATATGAAGCTCAGTGGGCAGCGCGCCCAAATCGCCGAAAAAGTGCTGAAAGAGATTGGCGATCGACTGAAGTTTCTGGTGAATGTCGGGCTGAACTATTTGTCGCTCTCCCGTTCGGCGGAAACGCTGTCCGGCGGCGAGGCGCAACGTATTCGTCTGGCGAGTCAGATCGGTGCCGGGTTGGTTGGCGTCATGTACGTCCTAGATGAACCGTCTATCGGCCTGCATCAGCGTGACAACGAGCGCCTGCTGGAAACCCTGATTCACTTGCGTAATCTGGGCAATACCGTCATTGTGGTGGAACATGATGAAGATGCGATTCGTGCCGCCGACCATGTGATTGATATCGGTCCCGGCGCGGGTGTGCACGGCGGCCAGATTGTCGCAGAAGGCACGATGGAAGAGATCATGGCGGTGCCGGATTCGCTGACGGGGCAGTTCCTCAGCGGTAAGCGCAAGATTGAAATCCCGAAACAGCGCGTGCCTGCGGATCCGACCAAAGTGCTGAAGCTGATTGGCGCGAAGGGCAATAACCTGAAAGACGTCACGCTGACGCTGCCGGTTGGGCTATTTACCTGCATCACCGGCGTGTCGGGGTCGGGCAAATCCACCCTCATCAACGATACCTTGTTCCCACTCGCGCAGCGTCAGTTGAACGGCGCGACGCTGGCGGAACCCGCAGCTCACCGCGAGATTCAGGGGCTGGAGCATTTCGATAAGGTGATCGATATCGATCAAAGCCCGATTGGTCGTACGCCGCGCTCCAACCCAGCAACTTATACCGGTATTTTCACACCGATTCGTGAACTGTTTGCCGGCGTGCCGGAATCCCGTACTCGTGGTTACAATCCGGGCCGTTTCAGCTTTAACGTGCGCGGTGGACGCTGCGAAGCCTGTCAGGGCGACGGCGTGATCAAGGTCGAAATGCATTTCCTGCCGGATGTCTATGTGCCGTGTGACCAGTGCAAAGGCAAGCGCTATAACCGCGAAACGCTGGAAATTCAATATAAAGGCAAAGGCATCCATGAAGTGCTGGATATGACTATCGAAGAAGCGCGAGAGTTCTTTGATGCCATTCCGGCGCTTGCACGGAAGCTGCAAACGCTGATCGACGTCGGTCTGTCCTACATTCGCCTTGGGCAGTCGGCCACCACGCTGTCCGGCGGGGAAGCGCAGCGTGTAAAACTGTCCCGCGAGCTGTCAAAACGCGGAACCGGACAGACGCTGTATATTCTCGACGAACCTACGACTGGCCTGCACTTTGCCGATATTCAGCAGCTTCTTACCGTTCTGCATCAACTGCGCGATCAGGGCAATACCATTGTGGTGATTGAGCACAATCTGGATGTAATTAAAACGGCAGACTGGATTGTCGACTTAGGGCCAGAAGGCGGCAGCGGCGGCGGAGAAATTCTGGTCTCCGGTACGCCGGAAACGGTGGCCGAGTGTGAACAGTCTCACACCGCGCGCTTCCTGCGACCGATTCTGGCACGCGAAGCCTGA
- the ssb1 gene encoding single-stranded DNA-binding protein SSB1, translated as MASRGVNKVILVGNLGQDPEVRYMPNGGAVANITLATSESWRDKQTGEQKEKTEWHRVVLFGKLAEVAGEYLRKGSQVYIEGALQTRKWADQAGVERYTTEVVVNVGGTMQMLGGRQGGGAPAGGGNAGGGQQQGGWGQPQQPQGGNQFSGGAQSQQRPAQNSAPAQSNEPPMDFDDDIPF; from the coding sequence ATGGCCAGCAGAGGCGTTAATAAAGTGATTCTTGTCGGGAATCTGGGTCAAGACCCGGAAGTCCGCTATATGCCGAATGGTGGTGCAGTTGCCAACATCACGCTGGCTACGTCGGAAAGCTGGCGTGACAAGCAAACCGGTGAGCAGAAAGAGAAGACCGAATGGCACCGCGTGGTCCTGTTCGGCAAACTGGCAGAAGTCGCGGGCGAATACCTGCGTAAAGGCTCTCAGGTTTACATCGAAGGCGCACTGCAAACCCGTAAATGGGCCGATCAGGCTGGCGTAGAGCGCTACACCACCGAAGTCGTTGTTAACGTTGGCGGCACCATGCAGATGCTGGGTGGACGCCAAGGCGGCGGCGCACCAGCAGGCGGTGGCAATGCAGGTGGCGGTCAGCAACAAGGCGGTTGGGGTCAACCTCAGCAGCCGCAGGGCGGCAACCAGTTCAGCGGCGGCGCGCAGTCTCAACAACGCCCAGCACAGAACAGCGCTCCAGCACAAAGCAACGAACCACCAATGGATTTCGACGACGACATTCCGTTCTGA
- a CDS encoding SDR family NAD(P)-dependent oxidoreductase, with the protein MSQKVWFITGAGRGFGRIWAEAALARGDKVAVTARDISVLNDIVERYPEQALALSLDVTEASEVAGTVSQAYRHFGRLDMILNNAGYGLFGAAEEVKIHDVRAEFDTNFFGVLSVIQTTLPILRAQGHGHIISVSSIAGVITHPIGGLYNASKWALEAMHESLAVEVGSFGIKVMLIEPGAYATDFSTPSSLKIADGLEAYVALREQIFAYAAQIDFGDPYATTDAVLQLVDTNEPPLRLFLGTEGLPAARAAYAARLAEWEKWEEVSNAAQGVSRRQTIAN; encoded by the coding sequence ATGTCACAAAAAGTATGGTTCATCACCGGCGCTGGACGTGGATTTGGCCGTATATGGGCTGAGGCTGCTCTGGCACGTGGCGATAAGGTCGCGGTTACCGCGCGAGACATTTCGGTGCTCAATGACATCGTTGAGCGTTATCCCGAGCAGGCGCTGGCCCTCTCGCTTGATGTGACTGAGGCAAGTGAGGTTGCTGGAACTGTTTCTCAAGCATATCGTCACTTCGGTCGTTTAGATATGATTTTAAATAATGCGGGTTATGGTCTTTTCGGTGCCGCCGAGGAAGTGAAGATTCATGACGTGCGGGCTGAATTCGATACCAATTTTTTCGGCGTTCTAAGCGTAATACAAACCACTTTACCCATTCTGCGAGCGCAGGGTCATGGGCACATCATTAGCGTTTCCAGTATTGCCGGAGTGATTACTCATCCGATAGGTGGCCTGTACAACGCTTCCAAATGGGCATTGGAAGCCATGCATGAGAGCCTGGCTGTTGAGGTCGGCAGCTTCGGCATCAAGGTCATGCTGATTGAGCCCGGTGCGTACGCGACAGATTTTTCGACGCCTTCATCTCTTAAGATTGCCGACGGCTTAGAAGCCTATGTCGCACTTCGTGAGCAGATTTTTGCCTATGCTGCACAGATCGATTTCGGCGATCCCTATGCGACCACGGACGCGGTTCTGCAACTTGTCGACACAAATGAACCACCTCTCCGGCTTTTTCTCGGCACCGAAGGGCTGCCAGCTGCGCGGGCGGCGTATGCCGCAAGATTGGCCGAGTGGGAAAAATGGGAGGAGGTGTCTAATGCAGCTCAGGGCGTATCCCGCCGTCAGACTATCGCAAACTAG
- a CDS encoding AraC family transcriptional regulator, which yields MTRNQGFPLDIGWRTLLKDFGFRPEHVLRRAGLPEDLFSRGEQTLSVEDYFRFWRSLETEADDPLFPLKLIELVSVELFDPPLFAALCSANLMQATQRLARYKQLILPMRLDIDVASNGDLDVSPHWLLAQSDVPHSLQVAEIAFLVRLARLATREPVKAKRVNLPVLPSAAYAPHYKAFFGVAVHYDPNLSVTFSATDALRPFLTVNEGMWRVFEPELRRRLSELDATAATTERVQALLLELIPSNTATIDVVAERLAMSKRTLQRRLEEEGENFRTLVNHTREKLARHYLANSTLSGGEIAFLLGFEDPNSFYRAFQGWTGQTPDNARQTMRLN from the coding sequence ATGACTCGTAATCAGGGCTTTCCTTTAGATATTGGCTGGCGGACTCTGCTAAAGGATTTTGGCTTTCGGCCTGAGCATGTATTACGCCGGGCGGGGTTACCGGAAGACCTCTTTTCCCGTGGCGAGCAGACGCTTTCCGTGGAGGATTACTTTCGATTTTGGCGCAGTCTGGAGACGGAGGCTGACGATCCATTATTTCCCTTGAAACTTATCGAACTGGTCAGCGTGGAACTGTTTGATCCTCCTCTTTTCGCGGCGCTTTGTAGCGCGAACCTGATGCAGGCCACGCAGCGGCTTGCCAGATACAAACAATTGATACTCCCTATGCGGCTGGATATTGATGTTGCCAGCAATGGGGATTTGGACGTGTCACCGCATTGGTTATTAGCACAGAGCGATGTACCCCATTCATTACAGGTTGCGGAGATTGCCTTTCTGGTTCGCTTGGCTCGGCTGGCGACACGCGAGCCGGTTAAGGCCAAACGCGTTAATCTGCCAGTCCTTCCTTCTGCCGCTTATGCGCCGCACTATAAGGCATTTTTTGGTGTCGCAGTACACTACGATCCGAACTTAAGTGTGACATTCTCCGCCACCGATGCCCTTCGCCCGTTTTTGACCGTCAACGAAGGCATGTGGCGAGTATTTGAGCCTGAATTACGTCGACGCCTGAGCGAGCTGGATGCCACGGCAGCCACCACCGAGCGTGTGCAAGCTTTACTGCTGGAGCTAATTCCCAGCAACACGGCAACCATTGATGTTGTTGCTGAGCGTCTGGCGATGAGCAAGCGGACGCTACAGCGCCGCTTAGAGGAGGAGGGCGAGAACTTCCGGACGCTGGTTAACCATACCAGAGAGAAACTGGCTCGGCATTATTTGGCTAACTCCACGCTGTCCGGCGGTGAAATCGCGTTTCTTCTTGGTTTTGAAGACCCTAACTCGTTCTATCGTGCATTTCAGGGCTGGACGGGGCAAACGCCCGACAATGCACGTCAGACGATGCGGTTAAACTGA
- a CDS encoding GNAT family N-acetyltransferase encodes MMNTEQEIIVNPVEPEDHAQWLPYWKSYQEFYKVQLSDEVTEATWSRFFKADIPVYCAVAREGLHIVGFVHFVFHDSTWGVNSYCYLEDLFVAPTARGKHVGKKLIEYVREQAQEKSCDRLYWHTQETNKTAQRLYDWVAEKPGVIEYRMPL; translated from the coding sequence ATGATGAATACAGAACAAGAAATTATTGTTAATCCCGTTGAGCCAGAAGATCACGCGCAGTGGCTGCCCTATTGGAAGAGTTATCAGGAATTCTATAAGGTGCAGCTTTCCGATGAGGTCACGGAAGCCACCTGGAGCCGCTTTTTTAAAGCCGATATCCCTGTTTATTGCGCGGTAGCGAGAGAAGGATTACATATTGTGGGCTTCGTGCACTTTGTTTTTCACGATTCCACCTGGGGAGTAAACTCTTATTGTTACTTAGAAGATCTGTTTGTTGCTCCGACCGCTCGCGGTAAACACGTCGGGAAAAAACTGATTGAATACGTGAGAGAACAGGCACAGGAAAAAAGCTGCGATCGACTGTATTGGCATACTCAGGAAACCAATAAAACAGCCCAGCGACTTTATGATTGGGTGGCGGAAAAACCGGGCGTTATAGAATACAGAATGCCGCTTTAA
- a CDS encoding LacI family DNA-binding transcriptional regulator, with translation MATLKDIADRAGVSISTVSRALNGTAPISAKVRQHIMAIATEQGYPLHKVAKATVAQTEPLRHILLATPRNLMLESEYNLVSLTLINALKTLCLQRNIQLRPFLGEHDTINEQQLLRELQGGKESGILIVNDDHPTLLNAVAESGIPAVLINGEDPSMRLSSVTPANHYAAAAGVRYLIEQGHTRILHLTWTSRMTIKQRERGYRDALMQAGIAVDEDLILSLPDFHPRTARDALLRWLTANPDRLGVTAIFCAADNQAIGVIDALYQHGLRVPEDISVMGMDDILPFDMLPVSLTTVHLPFETIARAALQLLAQQMTPAQALGIAQRTELAGQVVLRESVRRVG, from the coding sequence ATGGCGACACTCAAGGATATTGCTGACCGCGCGGGGGTTTCCATCAGCACGGTGTCCCGCGCGTTGAACGGGACGGCACCGATCAGCGCCAAAGTCAGGCAGCACATTATGGCGATTGCCACCGAGCAGGGCTATCCGCTGCATAAAGTGGCTAAAGCGACCGTCGCGCAGACGGAACCGCTGCGCCACATTCTGCTGGCGACGCCGCGCAATCTGATGCTGGAGAGTGAGTACAATCTGGTGTCGCTGACGCTGATTAACGCTCTGAAAACGCTCTGTCTGCAACGCAATATCCAACTGCGTCCGTTTCTGGGGGAGCACGATACCATTAACGAACAGCAGCTATTGCGTGAACTTCAGGGTGGAAAAGAGAGCGGCATTCTGATTGTGAATGACGATCACCCGACGCTGCTGAACGCTGTGGCAGAAAGCGGCATTCCGGCGGTGTTGATCAACGGTGAAGATCCCTCAATGCGCTTGAGCAGCGTCACGCCAGCCAACCACTATGCGGCGGCGGCGGGCGTGCGTTACCTGATCGAGCAAGGGCATACGCGGATCCTGCACCTGACCTGGACGTCACGCATGACGATCAAACAACGTGAGCGCGGCTATCGGGATGCGCTCATGCAGGCGGGGATTGCGGTCGATGAGGATCTGATCCTCTCGCTGCCGGATTTCCATCCGCGCACGGCGCGTGATGCGCTGCTGCGCTGGCTGACGGCTAACCCTGACAGACTGGGCGTCACCGCGATTTTCTGTGCGGCGGATAATCAGGCCATCGGCGTGATCGATGCGCTGTATCAGCATGGGCTGCGGGTGCCAGAGGACATTTCCGTCATGGGTATGGACGACATCCTGCCGTTTGATATGCTGCCAGTTTCGCTCACCACGGTACATCTGCCGTTTGAGACCATCGCCCGCGCGGCTCTACAGCTGCTGGCGCAGCAAATGACGCCTGCACAGGCGCTCGGCATCGCCCAGCGCACCGAGCTGGCCGGACAGGTAGTGCTCAGAGAATCGGTGCGGCGGGTGGGGTAG